Proteins encoded in a region of the Ancylobacter sp. SL191 genome:
- a CDS encoding alpha/beta hydrolase, whose protein sequence is MLDLSLLGRLSFQHAAPSKPPLPPGRHDLGLFDTRDYVLIVPEGIDPGRPTPFMCLFHGGGGSAEKILPIMRRHAEERGFLLLVPQSLFPTWDIVIAGNGPDRERLDVGLAEVASRFSLDPTHFAFAGHSDGGSYSLSNGLSNGQIVTHILAFSAGFMTVLAQEGSPKVFIAHGQQDTQTPIATAGRSHAAKLRHAGYELTYVEHGGPHASQPPMVQLGVDYFLKDVPPRG, encoded by the coding sequence ATGCTCGACCTGTCGCTCCTCGGCCGCCTGTCCTTCCAGCACGCCGCGCCCTCCAAGCCGCCGCTGCCGCCCGGCCGGCATGATCTCGGCCTGTTCGACACGCGCGACTATGTGCTGATCGTGCCCGAGGGAATCGATCCCGGCCGGCCGACGCCCTTCATGTGCCTGTTCCATGGTGGCGGCGGCAGCGCCGAGAAGATCCTGCCGATCATGCGCCGCCATGCGGAGGAACGCGGTTTCCTGCTGCTGGTGCCGCAGTCGCTGTTCCCGACCTGGGACATCGTTATTGCCGGCAACGGACCCGACCGCGAGCGGCTGGATGTCGGGCTGGCGGAAGTCGCGTCCCGCTTCAGTCTGGACCCGACGCATTTCGCCTTTGCCGGCCATTCGGACGGGGGCAGCTACTCGCTGTCCAACGGGCTCAGCAACGGGCAGATCGTCACCCACATCCTTGCCTTCTCAGCCGGCTTCATGACCGTGCTGGCGCAGGAAGGCTCGCCCAAGGTTTTCATCGCCCATGGGCAGCAGGACACGCAAACGCCGATCGCCACGGCCGGCCGCTCGCACGCCGCCAAGCTGCGCCATGCCGGCTATGAACTGACCTATGTCGAGCATGGCGGGCCGCACGCCTCGCAGCCGCCCATGGTGCAGCTCGGCGTCGATTACTTCCTCAAGGACGTCCCGCCGCGCGGCTAA
- a CDS encoding esterase-like activity of phytase family protein, translating to MLGTPARADQTFPATLAGHAVLPAQTFIEMPADAPEDLKTSGKFTTGARVEAIGSVMGKSAGRPTGVAVPFKGQPVQGHSGIKVMPDGSFWIITDNGFGSKANSPDSALFLRHYKVDWSTGAFQPVETIFLTDPDKKVPFRIVHEGTDKRYLTGADFDIESFQIIGDDLWIGEEFGPFLIKADLTGKVKQVFETVAGETPVRSPDSPSVTSPAAPNAPATFNARRSKGYEGMAASKDGKFLYALLEGPLWDASTKDWQKTADGKEFLPILEFDVANGKWTGRMWQYVLEQNGHAIGDFNMIDGTTGLIIERDNGEGTKDKACAEGTKGPDCFHDLAKFKRIYKIELTDANAGQPVRKIGHIDLMNIADPDKKARKALNDGVLTFPFFTIEDVDVVDATHIVVGNDNNLPFSSSRDPAKADDNELILLEVGDFLKAK from the coding sequence ATGCTGGGCACGCCCGCCCGCGCCGACCAGACCTTCCCGGCGACGCTCGCCGGCCACGCCGTGCTGCCGGCGCAGACCTTCATCGAGATGCCCGCCGACGCGCCCGAAGATCTCAAGACCTCCGGCAAATTCACGACCGGCGCGCGCGTGGAAGCCATCGGCTCGGTGATGGGCAAGTCGGCGGGCCGCCCGACGGGAGTCGCCGTGCCGTTCAAGGGCCAGCCGGTCCAGGGCCATTCCGGCATCAAGGTGATGCCGGACGGCTCGTTCTGGATCATCACCGACAACGGCTTTGGCTCGAAGGCCAACAGCCCGGATTCGGCGCTGTTCCTGCGCCATTACAAGGTCGACTGGTCGACGGGGGCGTTCCAACCGGTCGAGACCATCTTCCTCACCGATCCCGACAAGAAGGTGCCGTTCCGCATCGTCCATGAGGGTACGGACAAGCGTTACCTGACCGGCGCTGACTTCGACATCGAGAGCTTCCAGATCATCGGCGACGATCTGTGGATCGGCGAGGAATTCGGCCCCTTCCTCATCAAGGCCGACCTGACCGGCAAGGTGAAGCAGGTGTTCGAGACGGTGGCCGGCGAGACGCCGGTGCGCTCGCCCGACAGCCCCTCCGTCACCTCCCCCGCCGCGCCGAACGCGCCGGCGACCTTCAACGCCCGCCGCTCCAAGGGCTATGAGGGCATGGCCGCCTCCAAGGACGGCAAGTTCCTCTACGCCCTGCTCGAAGGCCCGCTCTGGGACGCTTCGACGAAGGACTGGCAGAAGACCGCCGACGGCAAGGAATTCCTGCCGATCCTCGAATTCGATGTGGCCAACGGCAAGTGGACCGGGCGCATGTGGCAGTACGTTCTCGAGCAGAACGGCCATGCCATCGGCGACTTCAACATGATCGACGGCACGACCGGCCTGATCATCGAGCGCGACAATGGCGAGGGCACCAAGGACAAGGCCTGCGCCGAGGGCACCAAGGGCCCGGACTGCTTCCACGACCTCGCCAAGTTCAAGCGCATCTACAAGATCGAGCTGACCGACGCCAATGCCGGCCAGCCGGTGCGCAAGATCGGTCATATCGACCTGATGAACATCGCCGATCCCGACAAGAAGGCCCGCAAGGCGCTGAATGACGGCGTGCTGACCTTCCCGTTCTTCACCATCGAGGACGTGGATGTGGTCGACGCCACGCATATCGTGGTCGGCAACGACAACAACCTGCCCTTCTCCTCCTCGCGCGATCCCGCGAAGGCGGACGACAACGAGCTGATCCTGCTCGAGGTCGGCGATTTCCTGAAGGCCAAGTGA
- a CDS encoding LL-diaminopimelate aminotransferase, translating into MTDFHRIRRLPPYVFEQVNRVKATARNGGADIVDLGMGNPDLDAPAHVVEKLKDTIGRPRTDRYSASKGIPGLRRAQAAYYERRFGVKLNPDTQVVATIGSKEGFANMAQAITAPGDVILVPNPSYPIHAFGFLMAGAAIRSVPCEPGPEFFRALERAVVHSIPSPLALVLCYPSNPTACVADLDFYKDCVAFAKKHDLILLSDLAYSEVYFDDNPPPSVLQVPGAMDVTVEFTSMSKTFSMAGWRMGFAVGNERLIAALARVKSYLDYGAYTPIQVAATAALNGPQDCIADMRAVYKKRRDALVDSFGKAGWEIPVPSASMFAWAPIPEKFRHMGSVEFAKLLIEKADVAVAPGVGFGEHGDEYVRIALVENEQRIRQAARNVRRFLETGAETLHNVVPLAAAR; encoded by the coding sequence ATGACCGACTTCCACCGTATCCGCCGGCTGCCGCCCTATGTCTTCGAGCAGGTGAACCGTGTGAAGGCCACCGCTCGCAATGGCGGCGCTGATATCGTGGATCTCGGCATGGGCAACCCGGACCTCGATGCGCCCGCCCATGTGGTGGAGAAGCTCAAGGATACCATCGGGCGTCCCCGCACCGACCGCTATTCCGCCTCCAAGGGCATTCCGGGTCTGCGCCGCGCGCAGGCGGCCTATTATGAGCGCCGTTTCGGTGTGAAGCTGAACCCCGACACGCAGGTGGTCGCCACCATCGGCTCGAAGGAAGGCTTCGCCAATATGGCGCAGGCCATCACCGCGCCGGGCGACGTGATCCTGGTGCCGAACCCGTCCTACCCGATCCACGCCTTCGGCTTCCTGATGGCCGGCGCGGCGATCCGCTCGGTGCCGTGCGAGCCCGGCCCGGAATTCTTCCGGGCGCTGGAGCGCGCGGTGGTGCATTCGATCCCGTCGCCGCTGGCGCTGGTGCTGTGCTACCCGTCGAACCCGACGGCCTGCGTCGCCGATCTTGATTTCTACAAGGACTGCGTCGCCTTCGCGAAGAAGCACGACCTGATCCTGCTGTCCGACCTCGCCTATTCGGAGGTCTATTTCGACGACAACCCGCCGCCTTCCGTGCTGCAGGTGCCGGGCGCCATGGATGTGACGGTGGAGTTCACCTCCATGTCCAAGACCTTCTCCATGGCCGGCTGGCGCATGGGCTTCGCGGTCGGCAATGAGCGGCTGATCGCGGCGCTGGCGCGGGTGAAGTCCTATCTCGATTACGGCGCCTATACGCCGATCCAGGTCGCGGCCACGGCGGCGCTGAACGGCCCGCAGGACTGCATCGCCGACATGCGCGCGGTCTACAAGAAGCGCCGCGACGCGCTGGTGGACAGCTTCGGCAAGGCCGGCTGGGAGATTCCCGTGCCGAGCGCCTCGATGTTCGCCTGGGCGCCGATCCCCGAGAAGTTCCGCCACATGGGCAGCGTCGAATTCGCCAAGCTGCTGATCGAGAAGGCGGATGTGGCCGTCGCTCCGGGCGTCGGCTTCGGCGAGCATGGCGATGAGTATGTGCGTATCGCACTTGTGGAGAACGAGCAGCGCATCCGGCAGGCCGCCCGCAATGTCCGCCGGTTCCTTGAAACCGGCGCGGAAACATTGCACAACGTCGTCCCTCTCGCCGCGGCGCGCTGA
- the glpX gene encoding class II fructose-bisphosphatase, with product MAEEITVKAGQALERILTLELVRVTERAAVASASLRGRGDEKAADKAAVDAMRRELNRLPIAGRIVIGEGERDEAPMLFIGEEVGTGKGPAVDIAVDPLEGTTLCAKNMPGSIAVMAMAEGGTLLYAPDVYMDKIAIGPGYPKGTIDIDATPEENIQSLAKAKGVKPSEITALILDRPRHAAIIEAVRKTGAAVQLITDGDVAGVIHTTNPDETGVDIYLGTGGAPEGVLAAAALRCIGGEMYTRLILDTEEKRERAKKMGVTDPKKIYTITDMVRGDCLIAATGVTTGNLLKGVKYERGVVKTHTVVMRSASGTVRWIEAEHRDLSKFHL from the coding sequence ATGGCGGAAGAAATTACGGTCAAGGCAGGGCAGGCGCTTGAGCGCATCCTGACGCTCGAACTGGTGCGCGTCACCGAGCGCGCGGCGGTGGCTTCCGCCAGCCTGCGCGGGCGCGGCGACGAGAAGGCGGCCGACAAGGCCGCGGTGGACGCCATGCGTCGCGAGCTGAACCGCCTGCCGATCGCCGGCCGCATCGTCATCGGCGAGGGCGAGCGCGACGAGGCGCCGATGCTGTTCATCGGCGAGGAAGTCGGCACCGGCAAGGGCCCGGCGGTCGACATCGCCGTCGACCCGCTCGAAGGCACGACGCTCTGCGCCAAGAACATGCCGGGCTCCATCGCCGTGATGGCGATGGCCGAAGGCGGCACGCTGCTCTACGCGCCCGACGTCTACATGGACAAGATCGCCATCGGGCCGGGCTACCCGAAGGGCACGATCGACATCGACGCCACGCCCGAGGAGAACATCCAGTCCCTGGCCAAGGCCAAGGGCGTGAAGCCCTCCGAGATCACCGCGCTGATCCTCGACCGCCCGCGCCACGCGGCGATCATCGAGGCGGTGCGCAAGACCGGCGCGGCCGTGCAGCTCATCACCGATGGTGACGTCGCGGGCGTGATCCACACCACCAACCCGGACGAGACCGGCGTCGACATTTATCTCGGCACCGGCGGCGCGCCGGAAGGTGTGCTGGCGGCGGCGGCCCTGCGATGCATCGGCGGCGAGATGTACACCCGCCTGATCCTCGACACCGAGGAGAAGCGGGAGCGCGCCAAGAAGATGGGCGTCACCGACCCGAAGAAGATCTACACCATCACCGACATGGTGCGCGGCGACTGCCTGATCGCGGCGACGGGCGTCACCACCGGCAATCTGCTCAAGGGCGTGAAGTATGAGCGCGGCGTGGTGAAGACCCACACCGTCGTCATGCGCTCCGCCTCCGGCACGGTGCGCTGGATCGAGGCCGAGCATCGCGACCTCTCCAAGTTCCACCTCTGA
- a CDS encoding DMT family transporter, protein MPFRDKLLALAVVCVWALNMIVIKLGVQEIPPLLTTALRFVVVSALLVPFTRITRAQLPGILLVSFTFGTVHFGLLFAALEHAEAGTSAVIIQLGGPIATVLACLMLKEPLGRLRTAGLAISLAGILIIAAGPTWPSPLGLALLVASATGWAVTNLIVNHMSSVSPMTMMGWSSLFSVPQLFLASWLFEADRWGMVATAGIHGWMAVIYSAIASSIIGYGIWYWLLQRHSVNAVVPYSMLNPLLTVLFGIVLIGDAPSLVKLIGALVMVIGVALILRKPSAPTTLPDTA, encoded by the coding sequence ATGCCCTTTCGTGACAAGCTGCTCGCCCTCGCCGTCGTCTGCGTCTGGGCGCTGAACATGATCGTCATCAAGCTCGGCGTTCAGGAGATCCCGCCCTTGCTGACGACGGCGCTGCGATTCGTCGTGGTGTCGGCGCTGCTGGTCCCGTTCACCCGCATCACCCGTGCGCAGCTTCCGGGCATTCTGCTGGTGTCCTTCACCTTCGGCACGGTGCATTTCGGCCTGCTGTTCGCGGCGCTGGAGCATGCGGAGGCCGGCACGAGCGCGGTCATCATCCAGCTCGGCGGACCGATCGCTACGGTGCTGGCGTGCCTGATGCTGAAGGAGCCGCTGGGACGGCTGCGCACCGCCGGGCTGGCGATCTCGCTCGCCGGCATTCTCATCATCGCCGCCGGGCCGACCTGGCCGAGCCCGCTCGGTCTCGCCCTGCTGGTTGCCAGCGCCACCGGCTGGGCGGTGACCAATCTCATCGTCAACCACATGTCCAGCGTCTCGCCCATGACCATGATGGGGTGGTCCTCGCTGTTCTCCGTGCCACAGCTGTTCCTTGCGTCATGGCTGTTCGAGGCGGACCGTTGGGGCATGGTGGCGACGGCGGGAATCCATGGCTGGATGGCCGTGATCTACAGTGCCATCGCCTCGTCGATCATCGGCTACGGCATCTGGTACTGGCTGCTGCAGCGCCATTCGGTGAACGCGGTGGTGCCCTATTCGATGCTCAACCCGCTGCTCACCGTGCTGTTCGGCATCGTGCTGATCGGCGACGCGCCCTCGCTGGTGAAGCTCATCGGCGCACTGGTGATGGTGATCGGCGTCGCGCTCATCCTGCGCAAGCCCTCCGCGCCCACCACGTTGCCCGACACGGCGTGA
- the recJ gene encoding single-stranded-DNA-specific exonuclease RecJ: MSLTLPTAAPAPRAFLGVKHSALGRFWRERLDARGAQTTMAIVQRQGVPEILARVLAGRGVAIEEVEAYLDPTVRRLLPDPDTLTDMAPAVARLADAVEKGEAVAVFGDYDVDGATSTALLVEVLRAGGLDPAFHIPDRIFEGYGPNIPAIEALAANGARLLVTVDCGTMSFEPFARARELGLDVVVIDHHQAGESLPEVTALVNPNRADDLSGLGHLCAVGIVFITAVGLVRELRRRGFWTDARPAPDLLSFLDIVALGTVADVVPLTGLNRAFVTKGLIVLRQRLRPGLTALMDAARLSGPPKAWHLGFLLGPRINAGGRIGDAALGTRLLLTRDPIEAAVIAAELDRLNTERQQVERAIVAQAEAEAEASLGLAGEGTVILSSGEGWHPGVVGLVAARLKEKFGRPAFAIAFTGAMGSGSARSIPGVDVGRAVRGAVDRGLLVKGGGHAMAAGLTIARERLGDLRAYLDEALSGAVEEARAVDETVIDGALSAAGATPELIELIERAGPYGAGNPQPIFAFPAHRLVYAEAGSADQVRVRLRSSDGTILSGVAFRAVNTPLGQSLLAARGQNIHVAGMLELDSWQGRTQVNLRVSDVAMPEIG; the protein is encoded by the coding sequence ATGAGTCTGACCCTCCCGACCGCGGCGCCGGCGCCGCGTGCCTTTCTCGGTGTGAAGCATTCCGCGCTGGGCCGCTTCTGGCGCGAGCGGCTGGACGCGCGCGGCGCACAGACGACGATGGCCATCGTCCAGCGCCAGGGCGTGCCGGAAATTCTCGCCCGCGTGCTGGCCGGGCGCGGCGTCGCCATCGAGGAGGTCGAGGCCTATCTCGATCCGACGGTGCGCCGCCTGCTGCCGGACCCGGACACGCTGACCGACATGGCCCCCGCCGTCGCCCGCCTCGCCGATGCGGTGGAGAAGGGCGAGGCGGTCGCGGTGTTCGGCGATTATGACGTGGACGGCGCCACCTCCACCGCGCTGCTGGTCGAGGTGCTGCGTGCCGGCGGGCTCGACCCCGCCTTCCACATTCCCGACCGCATCTTCGAGGGTTACGGGCCGAATATCCCGGCCATCGAGGCGCTGGCGGCCAATGGCGCGCGGCTGCTCGTCACCGTCGATTGCGGCACGATGAGCTTCGAGCCCTTCGCCCGCGCCCGCGAGCTGGGGCTGGACGTGGTGGTGATCGACCATCACCAGGCCGGCGAGAGCCTGCCGGAGGTCACCGCGCTGGTGAACCCGAACCGCGCGGATGACCTGTCCGGCCTCGGCCATCTCTGCGCCGTCGGCATTGTCTTCATCACCGCCGTTGGTCTGGTGCGCGAGCTGCGCCGGCGCGGCTTCTGGACCGATGCCCGGCCGGCGCCGGACCTCCTGTCCTTTCTCGACATCGTCGCGCTCGGCACGGTGGCGGATGTGGTGCCGCTCACCGGCCTCAACCGCGCCTTCGTCACCAAGGGGCTGATTGTGCTGCGCCAGCGGCTACGGCCGGGGCTGACGGCGCTGATGGATGCCGCCCGCCTTTCCGGCCCGCCCAAGGCGTGGCATCTCGGTTTCCTGCTGGGACCGCGCATCAATGCCGGCGGGCGCATTGGCGACGCCGCGCTCGGCACGCGGCTGCTGCTCACCCGCGATCCCATCGAGGCGGCGGTGATCGCCGCCGAACTCGACCGGCTGAATACCGAGCGCCAGCAGGTGGAGCGCGCCATCGTCGCGCAGGCCGAGGCCGAAGCGGAAGCCTCGCTCGGCCTTGCCGGGGAGGGCACGGTTATCCTCTCTTCCGGCGAGGGCTGGCATCCCGGCGTGGTCGGGCTGGTGGCCGCCCGGCTGAAGGAGAAGTTTGGCCGTCCCGCCTTCGCCATCGCCTTTACCGGCGCCATGGGGTCCGGCTCGGCCCGTTCCATCCCCGGCGTCGATGTCGGCCGCGCCGTGCGCGGCGCGGTGGATCGGGGTCTGTTGGTGAAGGGCGGCGGGCACGCCATGGCGGCCGGCCTCACCATCGCCCGTGAGCGGTTGGGGGATCTGCGCGCCTATCTCGACGAGGCGCTCTCCGGCGCGGTGGAGGAAGCGCGGGCGGTCGATGAGACGGTGATCGACGGCGCGCTCTCCGCCGCTGGCGCGACGCCAGAACTGATCGAACTGATCGAGCGTGCCGGGCCCTATGGCGCCGGCAACCCGCAGCCGATCTTCGCCTTTCCCGCCCATCGCCTCGTCTATGCCGAGGCCGGCAGCGCCGATCAGGTGCGGGTGCGGCTGCGCAGCTCGGACGGCACCATCCTGTCCGGCGTCGCCTTTCGTGCCGTGAACACGCCGCTCGGCCAGAGCCTGCTCGCCGCGCGCGGCCAGAACATCCATGTCGCCGGCATGCTGGAACTCGATAGCTGGCAGGGGCGCACGCAGGTCAATCTGCGCGTCAGCGATGTCGCCATGCCCGAAATCGGTTGA
- a CDS encoding homoserine dehydrogenase — protein MAPPLKIGIAGLGTVGAGVVRMLARRKDEIAARTGRAVEVVAVSARDRSRNRDCDLTGMRWFDDAVELARDPDIDVFVELIGGHEGTAKAAVEAAIAAGHTVVTANKALLAHHGVALASAAEDKGVGIRFEAAVAGGIPVIKTLREALLGNRIARVSGILNGTCNYILTRMRDEGLSFEACLDQAQQLGYAEADPTFDVDGFDTAHKLSLLAALAFGVQPDPDAIHVEGIRSITLQDLEAADELGYRIKLLGVAARAGEAVELRVHPTMVPKHWPIAQVSGVTNAVAIDGDAVALTLVGPGAGSDATASAVVGDICDLASGAAGTPFGWKAENLRPAGKAAIQRHEGGYYIRLAAVDRPGTAAAIARHMAEQNISLESIMQHRRGRPHGGDRADSAEDPAPVVLITYATNEDAVRRAIAAIDLDGVIAQPPQVIRIEKD, from the coding sequence ATGGCGCCGCCGCTGAAAATTGGCATCGCCGGCCTCGGGACGGTCGGCGCGGGCGTGGTGCGCATGCTTGCGCGTCGCAAGGACGAGATCGCCGCCCGCACCGGGCGTGCGGTCGAGGTCGTCGCCGTCAGCGCCCGTGACCGCTCCCGCAACCGCGATTGCGACCTCACCGGGATGCGCTGGTTCGACGATGCCGTCGAACTGGCCCGCGACCCCGATATTGACGTGTTCGTCGAGCTGATCGGCGGCCATGAGGGCACCGCCAAGGCGGCGGTGGAAGCCGCCATCGCCGCCGGCCACACCGTCGTCACCGCCAACAAGGCGCTGCTCGCCCATCACGGCGTGGCGCTCGCCTCGGCGGCGGAAGACAAGGGCGTCGGCATCCGCTTCGAGGCGGCCGTTGCCGGTGGCATTCCCGTCATCAAGACGCTGCGCGAGGCCCTGCTGGGCAACCGCATCGCCCGCGTCTCCGGCATTCTCAACGGCACCTGCAACTACATCCTGACGCGGATGCGCGACGAGGGGCTCTCCTTCGAAGCGTGCCTCGATCAGGCGCAGCAACTCGGCTATGCCGAGGCAGACCCGACCTTCGACGTCGATGGCTTCGACACCGCGCACAAGCTGTCCCTGCTCGCCGCTCTGGCCTTCGGCGTGCAGCCAGATCCGGATGCGATCCATGTCGAGGGTATCCGCTCCATCACGCTGCAGGACCTGGAGGCGGCGGACGAGCTCGGCTACCGCATCAAGCTGCTGGGCGTCGCCGCCCGCGCCGGCGAGGCGGTGGAGCTTCGCGTTCACCCGACCATGGTGCCTAAACATTGGCCAATCGCGCAGGTCTCCGGCGTGACCAATGCGGTGGCGATTGACGGCGACGCGGTGGCGCTGACGCTGGTCGGCCCCGGCGCCGGCAGCGACGCGACGGCGTCCGCCGTGGTCGGCGACATCTGTGATCTCGCCAGTGGCGCGGCGGGCACACCCTTCGGCTGGAAGGCGGAAAATCTCCGCCCGGCGGGCAAGGCCGCCATCCAGCGTCATGAAGGGGGGTATTATATCCGCCTTGCGGCGGTTGATCGGCCTGGAACGGCGGCAGCCATTGCCCGCCATATGGCCGAGCAGAACATCTCGCTCGAGTCCATAATGCAGCACCGGCGGGGCCGCCCTCATGGCGGCGACCGGGCTGACAGCGCGGAGGACCCGGCACCTGTGGTGCTGATCACCTACGCCACGAACGAGGACGCGGTGCGCCGCGCGATCGCCGCCATCGATCTCGATGGCGTCATCGCGCAGCCGCCGCAGGTGATACGGATCGAGAAGGACTGA